One Streptomyces umbrinus genomic window, TCCGCCTGGTCGAAGCACGAGCCCACGCGCGCGCGGGTGACGCCCAGGCGGCCGGCGGCGCCCTGAAGGCCGCCGAGGGCTGGCTGGAGCGGGCCCGCGACGGCGACCACGATCCGTCCTGGCTCGGCTTCTACGGCTACGACCGCTTCGCCGCCGACGCGGCCGAGTGCTACCGCGACCTGAAGGCCCCGCGCCAGGTCCGCCGCTTCACGGAGCAGGCCCTGTCGAAGCCGACGGAGGAGTTCGTACGCTCCCACGGGCTGCGCCTGGTGGTGTCGGCGGTCGCGGAACTCGAGTCGGGCAACCTCGATGCGGCGTGCGAGCAGGGGGTGCGGGCGGTGGAGGTCGCCGGGCGCATCTCGTCGGCCCGCACGACCGAGTACGTGAAGGATCTCCTTCACCGCCTGGAGCCGTACGGGGATGAGCCGCGGGTGGTGGAGCTGCGCGAGCGGGCCAGGCCGTTGCTGATGGCACCGGCCTAGTGGAAAGCCCCCTTGGCGTCTGCGGGGCTGAGGTGGTCCTGGGGCTGCCGGCCGGATGTGGCTGGTCGCGCAGTTCCCCGCGCCCCTGTCGGGGCCCGGCCTGCGCGAACCGGCACCATCCCCGTGACCGGACCAAAAAAGGAGACCGGGCACTACGAATATGAAGGTGACCGGGACCACGCGCCTCCGATGACGTGACCGGAGCTACCTGCCTCCGATGACGTGACCGGGACCACGGGCGGCCGACGACGTGGCCGGGGCCACCCGCCCCCGGTGTCGGGACCGGGACCGGAACCACGTGTCTTTCCCTTCGGCCCTGCCATTCTGTGGGTTTGAGCGGGTTGTCAGTGGCGCAGTGCACTATCGGGGGTGGGAGTCGGAGGCTGGAGGTGGGGCGGACAGATGGGGCGCAAGGTCGCTTACGACTGTGACGTGCTGGTGATCGGCGGCGGGATCGTCGGTCTGTCGACGGCGTATGCGATCACGCGTGCCGCGCCGGGCACGCGGGTGACGGTGCTGGAGAAGGAACCGGGCCCGGCCCGGCACCAGACAGGCCGCAACAGCGGCGTCATCCACAGCGGTATCTACTACCGCCCGAACTCCCTCAAGGCCCGGTACGCCGTCCGGGGCGCCGCCGAGATGGTCAAGTTCTGCGCGGAGTACGGCATCGCCCACGCCGTCACCGGCAAGCTGATCGTCGCCACGGAACGCGAAGAGCTGCCCCGCCTGCACGCACTGGTCCAGCGCGGCCGGGAGAACGGCATTCCGGTCCGCGAGCTGGGCGCCTCCCAGATCGCGGAGTACGAACCCCAGGTGCGAGGCCTCGCCGCGATCCACGTGACCACGACAGGCGTATGCGACTTCGTGGGCGTGGCCCGCCACCTCGCGGACGCGTCCGGCGCCCACATCAAGTACAACGCCGAGGTCACCCAGATCGACCGCCGCCCCGACCTCGGAGTGGCGGTCCGCACCACCGACGGCACCATCACCCGAGCCCGAGTCCTGGTCAACTGCGCAGGCCTCCACTGCGACGCCATCGCCCGCCTGACGGGCGACGACCCCAAAATGCGGATCGTCCCTTTCCGAGGCGAGTACTACACCCTGGCCCGCCCGGATCTGGT contains:
- the lhgO gene encoding L-2-hydroxyglutarate oxidase, producing MGRKVAYDCDVLVIGGGIVGLSTAYAITRAAPGTRVTVLEKEPGPARHQTGRNSGVIHSGIYYRPNSLKARYAVRGAAEMVKFCAEYGIAHAVTGKLIVATEREELPRLHALVQRGRENGIPVRELGASQIAEYEPQVRGLAAIHVTTTGVCDFVGVARHLADASGAHIKYNAEVTQIDRRPDLGVAVRTTDGTITRARVLVNCAGLHCDAIARLTGDDPKMRIVPFRGEYYTLARPDLVHGLVYPVPDPAFPFLGVHLTRGIDGSVHIGPNAVPALAREGYDWRTVRPRELAETLTWPGSWRIARRHWRYGGGELHRSLSKTAFTNAVRRLLPAATPDDLIPATAGVRAQAVLRDGTLLDDFLIQESPRTVHVLNAPSPAATASLPIGREIAARALRSMTTT